Proteins encoded by one window of Candidatus Binatia bacterium:
- a CDS encoding dienelactone hydrolase family protein: HAFLAGCRLKGLSAVVECWGGRVAASKEELTPKQPVAPIDLTKDLSAPILGLFGNDDKAPSPEQVNRHEEELKKHGKNCEFHRYDGAGHGFFYYDRGAYRQEQAVDGWKKIWAFLTKHLSA; the protein is encoded by the coding sequence CCACGCGTTTCTCGCCGGCTGCCGTCTCAAAGGGCTCAGCGCGGTCGTGGAATGCTGGGGCGGACGCGTCGCGGCGTCGAAGGAAGAGCTTACGCCCAAGCAGCCGGTCGCGCCGATCGACCTCACCAAAGATCTTTCCGCTCCGATCCTCGGCCTCTTCGGCAACGACGACAAGGCGCCCTCGCCCGAGCAGGTGAACCGGCACGAGGAAGAATTGAAAAAGCACGGCAAGAATTGCGAGTTTCATCGCTACGACGGCGCGGGTCACGGCTTTTTCTATTACGACCGAGGGGCGTACCGTCAGGAGCAGGCGGTTGACGGATGGAAAAAGATCTGGGCGTTCCTGACGAAACACTTGAGCGCGTGA